A window from Neodiprion fabricii isolate iyNeoFabr1 chromosome 2, iyNeoFabr1.1, whole genome shotgun sequence encodes these proteins:
- the LOC124176683 gene encoding leucine-rich repeat-containing protein 4B-like isoform X2, which yields MFRLPWVSRRHSASKLHLVMLLAAVLNSVETAATFCPNGCDCDDETLVVSCVQANLEVIPIALNPSIQRIVLKENRIKIVDAAFQFYGDLRNVDLSNNHLVTIPNNSFEAQKQLVELHLKHNKISALTERTFQGLKSLTVLNLRDNYLEILKNGLFTSLTKLEELDLGQNRISRVDPEAFQRLGSLRVLYLDDNQLRGIPSPALSPLNALAELHIGLNAFSSLPDDGFNGLSRLAVLDVTGAGLDNVSEGAFRGLNALRNLKLGGNKLREVPTRQLATLPRLEDLTLGQNDFTALRAGAFHGLSNLKRLEVCGAKLLTTVERGAFNDNANLESISLNSNKQLVSMEDGALAGLPNLRHLMLRDNAFVTFSESLVAWGELRRLDLGENPLVCDCELHWLSEVLAARNSTPVVCAEPQDLRGKSLKGMAPDELGCAFSDPRRQALVATLGGAGLVLFAGLALLLYYRCRRRVRDALKDYKNRAISRKEHEYQKTFSDDEYIVRAAHAQQQAQVAAGIKPIPVTEL from the coding sequence GTGTCGAGACGTCACAGTGCCTCGAAGCTGCATCTCGTAATGCTGCTGGCGGCGGTACTGAACTCGGTCGAAACAGCAGCGACCTTCTGCCCGAACGGATGCGACTGCGACGACGAGACCCTGGTGGTCTCCTGTGTCCAGGCGAACCTCGAGGTCATACCAATCGCCCTGAACCCCTCGATACAGAGGATAGTGCTGAAGGAGAATCGGATAAAAATCGTCGACGCTGCTTTCCAGTTCTACGGTGACCTGAGGAACGTTGATCTGTCGAACAACCACCTCGTCACGATACCGAACAACAGTTTCGAGGCCCAGAAACAGCTCGTCGAGCTCCACCTGAAGCACAACAAAATCTCGGCGCTGACCGAACGGACGTTTCAGGGACTCAAGTCCCTGACGGTGTTGAACCTGCGGGACAATTACCTGGAGATCCTGAAGAACGGCCTCTTCACGTCGCTGACCAAACTCGAGGAGCTCGATCTCGGTCAGAACCGTATATCCAGGGTGGACCCCGAGGCTTTCCAGCGACTCGGTTCCCTCAGGGTTCTATACCTCGACGACAACCAGCTCAGGGGCATTCCGTCCCCTGCGCTGAGCCCCCTTAACGCTCTCGCCGAACTCCACATCGGCCTGAACGCCTTCTCGTCGCTACCGGACGACGGTTTCAACGGGCTGAGCCGACTCGCCGTCCTCGACGTTACGGGGGCCGGACTGGACAACGTCAGCGAAGGGGCATTCCGGGGTCTGAACGCCCTGAGGAACCTCAAACTCGGAGGCAACAAGCTGCGGGAAGTGCCGACGAGGCAGCTGGCCACTCTTCCTCGGCTTGAGGACCTCACCCTCGGACAGAACGATTTCACCGCGCTGAGAGCCGGCGCCTTTCACGGTCTCTCGAACCTCAAACGACTCGAAGTTTGCGGCGCGAAACTCCTGACGACGGTGGAACGCGGGGCTTTCAACGACAACGCGAACCTCGAGAGCATATCACTGAACAGCAACAAGCAGCTGGTCAGCATGGAGGACGGCGCCTTGGCCGGACTGCCAAACTTGAGGCACCTCATGCTGCGGGACAACGCCTTCGTCACGTTCTCCGAATCCCTCGTAGCGTGGGGCGAGCTCAGGCGATTGGACCTTGGTGAAAATCCGCTGGTCTGCGACTGCGAGCTCCACTGGTTGTCGGAGGTCCTGGCAGCCAGAAACTCGACGCCGGTGGTATGCGCCGAGCCTCAGGATCTACGGGGCAAGTCCCTGAAGGGAATGGCGCCGGACGAGCTGGGATGCGCCTTCTCGGACCCGAGGCGACAGGCCCTGGTCGCGACCCTGGGAGGTGCCGGACTCGTACTCTTCGCCGGACTGGCGCTTCTCCTGTATTACAGGTGCAGGCGGCGGGTACGCGACGCCTTGAAGGACTACAAGAACCGGGCGATATCGCGGAAGGAGCACGAGTACCAGAAGACCTTCTCCGACGACGAGTACATCGTCAGGGCGGCTCACGCCCAGCAGCAGGCCCAAGTTGCCGCAGGCATAAAACCGATACCGGTTACCGAACTGTAG
- the LOC124176683 gene encoding leucine-rich repeats and immunoglobulin-like domains protein 1 isoform X1, which translates to MTRTGDSDAPEDTLGLKRGCCDISRPGISTVSRRHSASKLHLVMLLAAVLNSVETAATFCPNGCDCDDETLVVSCVQANLEVIPIALNPSIQRIVLKENRIKIVDAAFQFYGDLRNVDLSNNHLVTIPNNSFEAQKQLVELHLKHNKISALTERTFQGLKSLTVLNLRDNYLEILKNGLFTSLTKLEELDLGQNRISRVDPEAFQRLGSLRVLYLDDNQLRGIPSPALSPLNALAELHIGLNAFSSLPDDGFNGLSRLAVLDVTGAGLDNVSEGAFRGLNALRNLKLGGNKLREVPTRQLATLPRLEDLTLGQNDFTALRAGAFHGLSNLKRLEVCGAKLLTTVERGAFNDNANLESISLNSNKQLVSMEDGALAGLPNLRHLMLRDNAFVTFSESLVAWGELRRLDLGENPLVCDCELHWLSEVLAARNSTPVVCAEPQDLRGKSLKGMAPDELGCAFSDPRRQALVATLGGAGLVLFAGLALLLYYRCRRRVRDALKDYKNRAISRKEHEYQKTFSDDEYIVRAAHAQQQAQVAAGIKPIPVTEL; encoded by the coding sequence GTGTCGAGACGTCACAGTGCCTCGAAGCTGCATCTCGTAATGCTGCTGGCGGCGGTACTGAACTCGGTCGAAACAGCAGCGACCTTCTGCCCGAACGGATGCGACTGCGACGACGAGACCCTGGTGGTCTCCTGTGTCCAGGCGAACCTCGAGGTCATACCAATCGCCCTGAACCCCTCGATACAGAGGATAGTGCTGAAGGAGAATCGGATAAAAATCGTCGACGCTGCTTTCCAGTTCTACGGTGACCTGAGGAACGTTGATCTGTCGAACAACCACCTCGTCACGATACCGAACAACAGTTTCGAGGCCCAGAAACAGCTCGTCGAGCTCCACCTGAAGCACAACAAAATCTCGGCGCTGACCGAACGGACGTTTCAGGGACTCAAGTCCCTGACGGTGTTGAACCTGCGGGACAATTACCTGGAGATCCTGAAGAACGGCCTCTTCACGTCGCTGACCAAACTCGAGGAGCTCGATCTCGGTCAGAACCGTATATCCAGGGTGGACCCCGAGGCTTTCCAGCGACTCGGTTCCCTCAGGGTTCTATACCTCGACGACAACCAGCTCAGGGGCATTCCGTCCCCTGCGCTGAGCCCCCTTAACGCTCTCGCCGAACTCCACATCGGCCTGAACGCCTTCTCGTCGCTACCGGACGACGGTTTCAACGGGCTGAGCCGACTCGCCGTCCTCGACGTTACGGGGGCCGGACTGGACAACGTCAGCGAAGGGGCATTCCGGGGTCTGAACGCCCTGAGGAACCTCAAACTCGGAGGCAACAAGCTGCGGGAAGTGCCGACGAGGCAGCTGGCCACTCTTCCTCGGCTTGAGGACCTCACCCTCGGACAGAACGATTTCACCGCGCTGAGAGCCGGCGCCTTTCACGGTCTCTCGAACCTCAAACGACTCGAAGTTTGCGGCGCGAAACTCCTGACGACGGTGGAACGCGGGGCTTTCAACGACAACGCGAACCTCGAGAGCATATCACTGAACAGCAACAAGCAGCTGGTCAGCATGGAGGACGGCGCCTTGGCCGGACTGCCAAACTTGAGGCACCTCATGCTGCGGGACAACGCCTTCGTCACGTTCTCCGAATCCCTCGTAGCGTGGGGCGAGCTCAGGCGATTGGACCTTGGTGAAAATCCGCTGGTCTGCGACTGCGAGCTCCACTGGTTGTCGGAGGTCCTGGCAGCCAGAAACTCGACGCCGGTGGTATGCGCCGAGCCTCAGGATCTACGGGGCAAGTCCCTGAAGGGAATGGCGCCGGACGAGCTGGGATGCGCCTTCTCGGACCCGAGGCGACAGGCCCTGGTCGCGACCCTGGGAGGTGCCGGACTCGTACTCTTCGCCGGACTGGCGCTTCTCCTGTATTACAGGTGCAGGCGGCGGGTACGCGACGCCTTGAAGGACTACAAGAACCGGGCGATATCGCGGAAGGAGCACGAGTACCAGAAGACCTTCTCCGACGACGAGTACATCGTCAGGGCGGCTCACGCCCAGCAGCAGGCCCAAGTTGCCGCAGGCATAAAACCGATACCGGTTACCGAACTGTAG